A genome region from Bacteroides stercoris ATCC 43183 includes the following:
- the mnmE gene encoding tRNA uridine-5-carboxymethylaminomethyl(34) synthesis GTPase MnmE: MNQDTICAIATAQGGAIGCIRVSGPEAIEITSCIFTPAATNRELGDSKPYTLTFGRIYDGSEVIDEVLVSLFRAPHSYTGENSTEITCHGSAYILQKVLQLLIKNGCRMAAPGEYTQRAFLNGKMDLSQAEAVADLIASSSAATHRLAMSQMRGGFSKELATLRDQLLHFTSLIELELDFSDHEELEFADRSELCQLANNIEKVIARLVNSFNVGNAIKNGVPVAIIGETNAGKSTLLNVLLNEDKAIVSDIHGTTRDIIEDTVNIGGITFRFIDTAGIRETSDTIESLGIERTFQKLDQAEIVLWMIDATNAQAQITQLAGQLLPRCERKQLILVYNKADLVDNIQNSIPDNFPDNVQSITLSAKKREHIEELQRMLITSAHLPTITQNDVIVTNVRHYEALNNALEAIHRVQEGLTNNISGDFISQDIRECIFHLSDIAGEVTNDMVLQNIFQHFCIGK, encoded by the coding sequence ATGAACCAAGATACTATCTGCGCCATAGCTACCGCCCAGGGCGGGGCTATTGGATGTATTCGCGTTTCCGGACCGGAAGCTATCGAAATCACATCTTGTATTTTTACTCCTGCCGCTACTAATAGAGAGTTAGGGGACAGCAAGCCTTACACACTTACTTTTGGACGGATTTATGACGGCTCTGAAGTTATAGATGAAGTACTCGTTAGTCTGTTTCGTGCTCCTCACTCCTATACTGGTGAGAACAGTACGGAAATCACTTGCCACGGTTCTGCCTATATTCTTCAGAAAGTATTACAACTACTCATCAAGAATGGTTGTCGCATGGCTGCCCCAGGCGAATATACCCAGCGTGCATTTCTAAATGGGAAAATGGACCTGAGTCAAGCAGAAGCAGTTGCTGATCTGATTGCCTCATCGTCTGCAGCGACCCACCGTCTTGCCATGAGCCAAATGCGGGGCGGTTTCAGTAAGGAACTTGCTACCTTACGTGACCAATTACTCCATTTCACCTCACTCATCGAATTGGAATTGGATTTCAGCGATCACGAGGAACTGGAATTTGCCGACCGCTCCGAACTTTGCCAACTAGCGAACAACATAGAGAAAGTCATAGCTCGTTTGGTTAATTCATTCAACGTAGGTAACGCCATCAAAAACGGCGTTCCTGTAGCCATTATCGGTGAAACGAATGCAGGAAAGTCTACATTGCTCAATGTCTTACTTAATGAAGACAAAGCTATTGTTAGCGACATTCATGGCACTACACGGGATATAATAGAAGATACTGTCAATATAGGTGGCATTACTTTCAGATTCATCGACACAGCAGGTATTCGTGAAACTAGTGATACAATTGAAAGCCTCGGTATCGAACGCACTTTCCAAAAGTTGGATCAAGCAGAAATTGTCCTTTGGATGATTGATGCTACGAATGCCCAAGCTCAAATAACACAGTTGGCCGGTCAACTCCTTCCCCGTTGTGAAAGAAAGCAGCTTATCCTTGTTTATAACAAAGCCGATTTAGTGGATAATATACAGAATAGTATTCCTGACAATTTTCCTGATAATGTACAGTCAATCACCCTATCCGCAAAAAAAAGAGAACATATCGAAGAACTTCAACGAATGCTGATAACATCTGCCCATCTTCCTACAATTACGCAAAATGATGTTATAGTTACTAATGTACGCCATTATGAGGCATTAAACAATGCATTAGAAGCTATCCATCGAGTGCAAGAGGGTCTGACTAATAATATTTCCGGTGATTTCATATCACAAGATATTCGGGAATGTATTTTCCACTTGAGCGATATTGCGGGAGAAGTGACAAATGATATGGTATTACAGAATATATTTCAGCACTTTTGCATCGGAAAATAA